The Daphnia magna isolate NIES linkage group LG6, ASM2063170v1.1, whole genome shotgun sequence genome segment TGTATTGACAGGTTTGGGTCATGATTCTTGCTGCCCACTGCAACATGTCTGAAGAAGCTGAAGAATGGAGTAGCAGGTTGAGGTTTACAGGTGTATGTCAAACAGTGAATAATGTACCTGATCTCAACCTGTCTGACAATCTGCATGAAACAACTGAGCAGCAGCATTACGATGGCATAAAGCAAAAACGGAGGATACTAGAAAAAAGGGTTTCTTTCCCCTCTGATGAGACCATGTTGGTCCAAAACCTAGAGCCCACAGTTCCTGATGTTCCAGGTACTGCTGTAGCACAATAAATTGAATGTTCAgtttttgctttattttttatttttttacttctacatttacAGAGTGTGTTGCAACTGAAACAGAAACTGATATCAACATTGTTGCTGCCTACACATCATCATGTAAGAAAAATGAGGCAGAACCTGTGGAGCACATTATTGAACAGTTAAAGGTAATAGCACACATTTCTTTTGCTCATAACAAAATGCTAATttaccactttttttttaagacgcTAGATTTGAGTCGTCCACGTTCAGCCAGCCTAACGCTAAGAGGTCGCAACTTAAACTCCCATGACTGTGAATCACTAGAAGATGTCTTAAAAAATGTACCTCTGAAACTTTTAGATATAGGAGATGCCCACTCAAGTGATGATGTAAGTATTATTTAAGCAAACTATGTGTCTAATATTAATGTCTATTTTTCATTGCTAGGGTCTAATTGCATTGTTCGACATGATCGAGTTTTATGAAGCTGCCACCCATGTAAGCATCGCTTCCAACAAAAACATGACAAGTAGAGGCTGGCAAGCATGCTGTCGCATGATCAAAAGGGTTAGGTTTTTTGTCATATTCAACTCTTGGCTCATGattcatgaattttttttttttttttatgctcaGACCGAGTGTTTGGAATGGCTGGACGCAGCTCAAGTTGGGTTATCAGAGCATAGTTCAACTTTACTGGCCAGAGCACTGAGATCCAATTCCCGTCTAAGAGTTCTATACTTGAACGACTGCGGTCTCACCGGAAGGTCACTTGCCATTATCGGTATGGGCATTTCTATACTTGAATGAATTCGTGAATGCTTGTCTACAAAAGAATCTTATCCCCTGGTTTTGCTTCAATTTGACGGATAACAGCAAGTTCGTTGAAAATGAACCGAAACCTTCGTGAGCTGCACCTGGCCGAAAACAAATTAACGCCTTTCGACGCCTTACAGCTGGGTATTCTTTTGACGGGAAATTCGTCTCTTCAACACGTAGACTTGAGGTATgtcttaaaaacaaaacaaaacaaaatagataAGACGTATACAAAATTGTCGTTTGTTTAAATAGGAACAACGAAATTTTGGATAAAGGAATGGGTTACATTTGCGATGCATTGTTGGATAATGTTGGACTGATCTCGCTCGTCGTCTGGAACAATGGTATCACTCAAGAATCGTCACCAGCTTTGGCCAAAGTtttggtattttttaaaatagtttttgtttgtttttgagGTCAAAActaatgtttaaaaaattttgcacAGGCGACTAACCAGACTCTACAAACACTAAATCTCGGCCATAACAAGCTTGGTGATGATGGAATTATCAATCTAATTCCATCTGGACTTGAACGCAATCGTTCGCTATTGCTACTAGGACTTCAGGAAAATGGGCTGACCTGTCCGGGCATAATTTCCCTATCAGAATCGTTGGCTACTGGAACGAAACTAAAGCGGATTGATTTACGCAAAAACAGCATTGGACTAGCAGGATTGATGGCGCTTGCTGCTGCTCTTAAACACTGTCCAACCATCAGCCAAGTCGATTTAGACACAGACAACCACCGAAACGTGAATTCTTCTACCTCATCGCCTGATCAGCAACAATTGGAACATAACACTGCCGAATATCGACGACTTACTGAGGAGATCGCTACCCTCTGCGCTGCTCACGAGACGGAAGCAAACGACAGCGACACTCTGTCCAGCCTGCCCAGCGATCTCAACAAACAGTCCACTAATATTACAGAGGAGGTGGAAATGGCAAATGCAGATGATGTGGCCTCACGCAAGATATCGCTCACGTGTCTTGTCCCTCCGAGCGAAAAGCTCTTGCTCCTCCCATTAAATAACGAAGACGATCAACAGCCACGTGTACCACGGAAACTTCGCAGTCCATTGCCAAGTCCTTCGCCCAGTCCGTCACCCAGTCCATTGCCTTCACCTAGCGGAGGAAGATTCAAGgtagaaacaaatttttaaatatttactaGTTGTTATTGTTAGAAATTTACGTCGGGTTTATTGTAGGTCACTCGAGTGGAGGCGAATAATTCGCCTTTACCCTCTCCTCGTTCACGTTTCACGGTTACTCCAGTAGCTTTCGTGCCACGGGTTGAAGAAGTGTCAACAGAAACCAGTGAAACAGCGGACGTCCCTTCATCTGACAGTGTCCTTTCTTCATCTAACAATAATTCTGCAACCGAAACCGACAACAGTATCGCCAAGGACGACAAAACCGCAAGTCCAGATTATACCAGTCTTATTCGTAGTTCCCCTAGCAAAGTTATCGTCGGATTTGACGTACTAACTACCTGAAAGCATCTTAAATCTCCAATACCGGTCCTTTTTAAAATTGCGTCACACATCCGTACATAGGATCTGTTTACCCACAGATTTATATTCTATACTtacttaaaaacaaacaaaaaaataccttaTTTTGgagagggaaaacaaaaacacagtACCAAACCAAACCCGGTGGTTTATttcaaatgcattttttttttttcagttataTTTCTTCAATCCACTTTTTCTCTATATAACCCCTCTGCCATTCAAACATCCCCGTTTCTTGTTGTTGATGACCAAAATATCGTCAGTTTTTTCTCCCTTGTTACCGTTTACAATTCCGCCAAGTTGTCGTGCGCTTcctattttttccttttctttttctaatgaaaaccaaaaaacaggGAATTCACGGACGCACTTTCATAATCTCCATTCACTTGGATGGTAACAAATTTTGACATCTTTCCCCCTAATTGTTggtcaatttttgttttgttgggcATTGAAGGAtgcacatattttttttaggtaTATGccttttcactttgtttagtgGAATGGTTATACTCTTCGTGCCGGAATCGCTTTTCGTTTTTCCATCTCTTAAGGGCATCAAAAGTTTGGCATTGACGTCATCACGCACgactttgtttgtttgggaTCTTTgttatctgtttttttttttttttatcatgaGTTTTCTCCTCAATTTGGTCACCACAAACGGCTTGACAGTacaaaaacccaaaaaaataaaaaaataaaaaaataaaaaataaaaaataaaaaaaatatataactgCATGTGTTCAGTATTTGTTCATCGAAAGACGCATTTCGAAAAATACAAACATGTTGGCCAAAGATTATTCCATCAAATGTCTTGGTATGCCTAAATTGCACGTGCAGTCTTTGCAGGCAGCCTTTAGAAGTAAAAGTCGCCAGCATATAAATTAAACAGGCCAACAGAACAAACCTCTTAAAGATGCGATTCTATTCAGTTGGTACGTTGTGCGATAAATTTACCTTTGTAAGTTAGTCAATAAGATTATAATatcttgtttgttgtttgatcATCCCAGATAAAAGTTTATGCGCAGTCCTCAATTTCATCATCTACTATGGGGTCTAAAATTGTAGACCTAAAAC includes the following:
- the LOC116924670 gene encoding protein phosphatase 1 regulatory subunit 37 isoform X2, with the translated sequence MILAAHCNMSEEAEEWSSRLRFTGVCQTVNNVPDLNLSDNLHETTEQQHYDGIKQKRRILEKRVSFPSDETMLVQNLEPTVPDVPECVATETETDINIVAAYTSSCKKNEAEPVEHIIEQLKTLDLSRPRSASLTLRGRNLNSHDCESLEDVLKNVPLKLLDIGDAHSSDDGLIALFDMIEFYEAATHVSIASNKNMTSRGWQACCRMIKRTECLEWLDAAQVGLSEHSSTLLARALRSNSRLRVLYLNDCGLTGRSLAIIASSLKMNRNLRELHLAENKLTPFDALQLGILLTGNSSLQHVDLRNNEILDKGMGYICDALLDNVGLISLVVWNNGITQESSPALAKVLATNQTLQTLNLGHNKLGDDGIINLIPSGLERNRSLLLLGLQENGLTCPGIISLSESLATGTKLKRIDLRKNSIGLAGLMALAAALKHCPTISQVDLDTDNHRNVNSSTSSPDQQQLEHNTAEYRRLTEEIATLCAAHETEANDSDTLSSLPSDLNKQSTNITEEVEMANADDVASRKISLTCLVPPSEKLLLLPLNNEDDQQPRVPRKLRSPLPSPSPSPSPSPLPSPSGGRFKVTRVEANNSPLPSPRSRFTVTPVAFVPRVEEVSTETSETADVPSSDSVLSSSNNNSATETDNSIAKDDKTASPDYTSLIRSSPSKVIVGFDVLTT
- the LOC116924670 gene encoding protein phosphatase 1 regulatory subunit 37 isoform X1; translated protein: MPFCAMTVWVMILAAHCNMSEEAEEWSSRLRFTGVCQTVNNVPDLNLSDNLHETTEQQHYDGIKQKRRILEKRVSFPSDETMLVQNLEPTVPDVPECVATETETDINIVAAYTSSCKKNEAEPVEHIIEQLKTLDLSRPRSASLTLRGRNLNSHDCESLEDVLKNVPLKLLDIGDAHSSDDGLIALFDMIEFYEAATHVSIASNKNMTSRGWQACCRMIKRTECLEWLDAAQVGLSEHSSTLLARALRSNSRLRVLYLNDCGLTGRSLAIIASSLKMNRNLRELHLAENKLTPFDALQLGILLTGNSSLQHVDLRNNEILDKGMGYICDALLDNVGLISLVVWNNGITQESSPALAKVLATNQTLQTLNLGHNKLGDDGIINLIPSGLERNRSLLLLGLQENGLTCPGIISLSESLATGTKLKRIDLRKNSIGLAGLMALAAALKHCPTISQVDLDTDNHRNVNSSTSSPDQQQLEHNTAEYRRLTEEIATLCAAHETEANDSDTLSSLPSDLNKQSTNITEEVEMANADDVASRKISLTCLVPPSEKLLLLPLNNEDDQQPRVPRKLRSPLPSPSPSPSPSPLPSPSGGRFKVTRVEANNSPLPSPRSRFTVTPVAFVPRVEEVSTETSETADVPSSDSVLSSSNNNSATETDNSIAKDDKTASPDYTSLIRSSPSKVIVGFDVLTT